Proteins found in one Betaproteobacteria bacterium genomic segment:
- the dnaJ gene encoding molecular chaperone DnaJ: MAKRDYYEILGVNRDASDDDLKKAYRRLAMKFHPDRNPDNPKSEEHFKEAKEAYEILSDGHKRSAYDQYGHAGVDSSVGAGAGGFNNFADAFGDIFGDIFGGGRRSNVYRGADLRYNLEISLEEAARGTETKIRIPALEECETCHGTGAKPGTQPVSCPTCGGVGQVRMQQGFFSIQQTCPKCHGSGRVVPTPCGTCHGAGRVKKHKTLSVKIPSGVDEGDRIRLSGEGEAGTNGGPPGDLYVVMHIAQHAVFTRDHNDLHCEMPISITTAALGGDIEIPTLDGSAKIRIPSETQTGKIFRLRGKGIKGVRSAQHGDLMCHVVVETPVNLTARQKELLQELEEISASHDGEHNPRARSWMDKVKEFFGT, from the coding sequence ATGGCCAAAAGAGACTACTACGAGATACTGGGCGTCAACCGCGATGCCTCGGACGACGACCTGAAGAAGGCGTATCGCCGCCTGGCGATGAAGTTTCATCCGGACCGCAATCCGGACAATCCGAAGTCCGAGGAGCATTTCAAGGAGGCCAAGGAAGCCTACGAGATCCTGAGCGACGGGCACAAGCGCTCGGCATACGACCAGTATGGCCATGCCGGAGTCGATTCGAGCGTGGGCGCGGGCGCAGGCGGCTTCAACAACTTCGCCGATGCGTTCGGCGACATCTTCGGCGACATCTTCGGCGGCGGGCGTCGCTCCAACGTCTATCGCGGCGCCGATCTTCGTTACAACCTCGAGATCAGCCTCGAGGAGGCCGCGCGCGGCACCGAAACCAAGATTCGCATCCCGGCGCTGGAGGAATGCGAAACCTGCCATGGCACCGGCGCCAAGCCCGGTACGCAGCCGGTGAGCTGCCCGACCTGCGGTGGCGTGGGCCAGGTGCGCATGCAGCAGGGCTTTTTCTCGATACAGCAGACCTGCCCCAAATGCCACGGCAGCGGTCGGGTCGTGCCCACGCCGTGCGGCACCTGTCATGGCGCCGGGCGCGTGAAGAAGCACAAGACCCTTTCGGTCAAGATTCCGAGCGGGGTCGACGAAGGCGACCGCATCCGGCTCTCCGGCGAAGGCGAGGCCGGCACCAACGGCGGTCCGCCGGGCGACCTCTACGTCGTGATGCATATCGCGCAACACGCCGTCTTTACGCGCGACCACAACGACCTGCACTGCGAGATGCCGATCAGCATCACGACCGCCGCGCTAGGCGGCGATATCGAGATTCCGACCCTCGACGGATCGGCCAAGATCCGTATCCCGTCCGAGACGCAGACCGGCAAGATCTTTCGCCTGCGCGGCAAGGGTATCAAGGGCGTGCGCTCGGCCCAGCACGGCGATCTGATGTGCCACGTGGTGGTGGAAACGCCGGTGAACCTGACGGCACGGCAGAAAGAGCTGCTGCAGGAGCTGGAAGAGATCAGCGCCTCGCACGATGGCGAGCACAACCCGCGTGCCCGCTCCTGGATGGATAAAGTGAAGGAGTTTTTTGGGACGTAG
- the dnaK gene encoding molecular chaperone DnaK — MAKTIGIDLGTTNSCVAIMENGQPKVIENSEGARTTPSIVAYAEDGEVLVGAPAKRQAVTNPKNTLFAVKRLIGRRFKDAEVQKAIKQSPFAIVEASNGDAWVEARGKKMSPPEVSAQVLMKMKKTAEDYLGEPVTEAVITVPAYFNDSQRQATKDAGRIAGLEVKRIINEPTAAALAFGLDKKTGDRKIAVYDLGGGTFDISIIEIAEVEGEHQFEVLSTNGDTFLGGEDFDQRLIEYLCDEFRKESGIDLRKDILALQRLKDSAEKAKIELSSSQQTEVNLPYITADASGPKHLAVKITRAKFESLVEDLIDRTIEPCRTAIKDAGIKLTDIEDVILVGGQSRMPKVQDKVKEFFGKDARKDVNPDEAVAVGAAIQAGVLQGDVKDVLLLDVTPLSLGIETLGGVMTKLIQKNTTIPTKANQVFSTADDNQTAVTIHVLQGEREMATHNKSLGQFNLTDIPTAPRGMPQIEVTFDIDANGILHVSAKDKATGKENKIKIQASSGLSEEEIKRMVKDAEAHAEDDRKARELIDARNQCDSMIHSVKKSLTEYGEKVPADDKARIEQALKEAEEALKSDDKAAIEAKTEALAQAAHKLAEQMYKESQAQPQPGGEQGPAGGESKPDDNVVDAEFEEVKDKK, encoded by the coding sequence ATGGCAAAGACTATAGGCATCGACCTCGGGACCACGAATTCGTGCGTCGCGATCATGGAGAACGGCCAGCCCAAGGTGATCGAGAACTCGGAAGGCGCGCGCACCACGCCTTCGATCGTGGCTTACGCCGAAGACGGCGAAGTGCTGGTGGGCGCGCCCGCCAAGCGCCAGGCCGTCACCAATCCGAAGAACACGCTGTTCGCCGTCAAGCGCCTGATCGGCCGCCGCTTCAAGGATGCCGAGGTGCAAAAGGCGATCAAGCAATCGCCGTTCGCCATCGTCGAGGCGTCCAACGGCGACGCCTGGGTGGAAGCACGCGGCAAGAAAATGTCGCCGCCCGAAGTGTCCGCCCAGGTCCTGATGAAGATGAAGAAAACCGCGGAGGATTACCTCGGCGAGCCGGTCACCGAAGCGGTCATTACCGTTCCGGCCTACTTCAACGACTCGCAGCGCCAGGCGACCAAGGATGCGGGACGCATCGCGGGCCTGGAAGTCAAGCGCATCATCAACGAGCCGACCGCGGCGGCGCTCGCATTCGGGCTGGACAAGAAGACGGGCGATCGCAAGATCGCGGTCTACGACCTGGGCGGCGGCACGTTCGACATCTCGATCATCGAGATCGCCGAAGTCGAGGGCGAGCACCAGTTCGAGGTGCTGTCGACCAACGGCGACACCTTCCTCGGCGGCGAGGACTTCGACCAGCGCCTGATCGAATATCTTTGCGACGAGTTCAGGAAGGAAAGCGGCATCGACCTGCGCAAGGACATCCTGGCGCTGCAGCGGCTCAAGGATTCGGCCGAGAAGGCGAAGATCGAGCTCTCCTCCTCGCAGCAGACCGAAGTGAACCTTCCATACATCACCGCGGACGCAAGCGGGCCGAAGCACCTGGCGGTCAAGATCACGCGCGCCAAATTCGAGAGCCTGGTCGAGGATCTGATCGATCGCACCATCGAACCGTGCCGCACGGCGATCAAGGACGCCGGCATCAAGCTTACCGACATCGAGGACGTGATCCTGGTGGGCGGCCAGAGCCGCATGCCGAAGGTGCAGGACAAGGTGAAGGAGTTCTTCGGCAAGGATGCGCGCAAGGACGTCAATCCGGACGAAGCCGTTGCGGTCGGCGCGGCAATCCAGGCCGGCGTGCTGCAAGGCGACGTGAAGGACGTGCTGCTTCTGGACGTGACCCCCCTCTCGCTCGGCATCGAGACCCTGGGCGGCGTCATGACCAAGCTCATCCAGAAGAACACCACCATTCCGACCAAGGCGAACCAGGTGTTCTCGACCGCGGACGACAACCAGACGGCGGTGACCATCCATGTGCTGCAGGGCGAGCGCGAGATGGCAACTCACAACAAGAGCCTCGGCCAGTTCAACCTGACCGACATTCCGACCGCGCCGCGCGGCATGCCGCAGATCGAAGTCACGTTCGACATCGACGCGAACGGGATCCTGCACGTCTCCGCCAAGGACAAGGCCACCGGCAAGGAGAACAAGATCAAGATCCAGGCGAGCTCGGGCCTGTCGGAGGAAGAGATCAAGCGCATGGTGAAGGACGCCGAAGCGCACGCCGAGGACGACCGCAAGGCGCGCGAGCTGATCGACGCCCGCAACCAGTGCGACAGCATGATCCATTCGGTGAAGAAGTCGCTGACCGAGTACGGCGAGAAGGTGCCGGCCGACGACAAGGCGCGCATCGAGCAAGCGCTGAAGGAAGCCGAAGAGGCGCTCAAGTCCGACGACAAGGCCGCGATCGAGGCGAAGACCGAGGCGCTCGCGCAGGCGGCGCACAAGCTGGCCGAGCAGATGTACAAGGAGAGCCAAGCGCAGCCTCAGCCCGGCGGCGAGCAGGGCCCGGCCGGCGGCGAATCGAAGCCCGATGACAATGTCGTCGATGCGGAGTTCGAGGAAGTGAAAGACAAAAAGTAG